ACGCCCAAAAGATTGGTATTTACAACTTGTTCAATTTCTTTGTCTGTCGTCCCTTCCAACGCACCAACAGTTCCGTAACCTGCATTATTCAACACAACGTCAATATTTCCCAAAGCAATAGCCTTTTCATATGTTGATTTTATTTGTTCAACATTAGTAACGTCTAACGGAAGCAACGTAACATTTTCGTATTCTCCTAAATCTGTTACTGTTTGTGGACTTCGCATTGTTGCAATTACTTTCCAACCTTTGTTTGCAAAATAAATTGCTGTTGATTTCCCTATGCCCGATGAAGCACCTGTAATAAAAATTGTTTTTGCCATTGTAGTATATAATTTGTTGTTGCAAATTAAGTTGAGAACAAACCTATGTTCTAACAAAAAACAATCACATTATTACAAAAATCAATCAAGACGAAACTGTCTTGGTGTTATACCAGTATATTTTTTAAAGAAATTATTGAAATGTGTATTTTCTTTAAAACCTAATGCAAACGCAATTTCAGAAACATCTTTTTTCGTATGCTTCAAAAGGATTTTTGCTTCAATTAAAATTCTTTCCTGAATAATGAAAGAGGTGGATTTATGCAAAACTTCGTGTAACGCTTTGTTCAAATGATTGACGTGAATGGATAGTTTTTCCGCAAAATCTGAAGCGGAACGTAAAGGCAATGCACCAACATCTTCAACAGGAAACTGACGTTCTAATAATTCTAAAAATTGGGTGGTAATTTTTTGAGAAGCGTTATTGTAGAGTTGAAAAGTGGGTTTAATAGGTTGCAGTTTTTCTGCATTATACAAAAGATCAAAAACCATAATTCGCATTTTGTCGTACTTATGCATGTGTTCAGATGTCCACTCCGTTAGCATTTCGTCAAATAATTTCTTTACCCACCTTGCCTGTATGTCTGTCAATTCAATTATTGGCAAACGCTCCGGTTGAAAAACAGAATAGTCTTTCGGATTGCCGAAATGATGAAAAAAAAGCTCTGTAAACACACACGAAAATCCATTTTGCTCATTTCCGATTTGTTCCCAATTATAGGGCACCTGGGGATTTGCAAAAAGCAATGCCTGTTTTTTGATCTCAATAGTTTTATCCGAAAAATGCACTTTATTTACCCCTTGTATGAAGCTTATTTTAAAATAACCTCTGCGACTGTAAGGAATGGGTTTTATGCTACACCCTAGCAAATCATTAAAAGCAAACACATTAAAATGCCCGATTTCATTTTGCAAAATTTTTGGAATAGCCTTGAAACGTTGTGTATAAAAATCTTCTAATGTTTCTATATTATTCATTTTTCAAAGATACAAAATTCAAATAATTGAATCATGGAAAGTATAAATAAATTAAGGAAGACAAAATCTACACTTGCACCATCCTTCTCCTATTAAAAATCGTACTGCCGGATTGTGAGGTTGTTTAAAACAGTTGGTAAAGGTTCACGGCTTAACGTTCGGATGGGATTTCACCACTAAACCCAAATACGAAGCACTTCGCCTTCCATGACGCCAATATCTCGTTACCAGTGGGCTTTTGTCGACCGATTGAATGGATGTAAAAGTTTCATAGATACATTTTGTAATAGTGATCAAGGAGATAACTTGCAAGAGCTCTTGGGAAGTTGGCATCTCCCTAATAAGATGAAGACCATGTCATATCCTGATAAAAGACAAATGGAGAGGAAGCGCAATATCCTAAACTTGCCGCTGGCAATGCAAAATAAAAGGAGTATCACAATTCTGAAACTTGAAGACCCTCTGGTGTAGACGAAAGAATTTAGCTAAAAGCTAAATTACTGCAACGACAATCTTGCATGCAGTATTTCCGACTGTAACGTGCCTCCTATGCACCGTAATGACCCTGCGAGAAGTATGGCCCTTCCAAATGCATCCTCAAAAACTGTGATCCGTTCCGATTTTTCTCGTGTGCCCGCTCATAGAGATCAAGTTTTCTCAAAAGTTCTTTCTTTTGACTTGTAAGCGTCGTCGGCACCATGGATGTCATGCCATACCTCACATGTGTTTCAGCGATTTTCAAATTAGCTTCCTTAGTGCCGTCCATGAAATCATAGCTACCACCATGGATGTGCATATCGATAAAACCGGGTGAAATATAGTTTCCTTTGCATCAATTTCAACAGCATCGGGCGTCTCAATATCCCGTTCAATCACCTAGCAATCTTTCAGTTGGCAATTACGACTGTGCCGTTTTTTATCATTCGGTAAGGCGTCAGAATATTACCGTTGAAAATTTTAATCGTCATTATTTCTATACAGTAAAATTTTAAAATCCGCCTTTAAAAAGTAAAGAAACTCAGAGCCAGTGTTTTATTTTGTGTCCTGAAAAGCATAAATAACTAGGTACAGATAACACGGAACCAGCACCCAGTAAGCCTTTTGCACATCGGCAAAGTGACCATAAAATAAAGGAATGCTGGCATTTCCGCTCAAACCCATAATCATAACCGATGCTCCAAGCTTGGTAAATCTGCCCTAACTATCCAGTGCAACCGGCCATATTCCAGCCCAGACCAGTGAGTTGGCCAGTCCTAAAAGCACTACAAACCAGATCGAAACATCGGTACTGTGACTAAGCCAGCTAATCTCTCCCTTAGCGTATATAATCAGTAAAGTGAATAAGGTTCCTAAAACCGTACGGACCCTCAGGGCATTGACCTGGTTAATCAGTTTGGGAATAAAAACGATACCCAAACTGATTAACCACAGATCGTGCAGAAAAGTGTGTAAGACGAAAAAACCTTTGCTTCCACAAGACCAAGGCCCACTGATCCCGCATAACCAATGATGGTGTCAAAAGCAATCACCTGCGATCCGACATGAAGGAAAATAGCCAGCGCGCCCAATCAAACAATGAATCATGGATATAAGCACCCTCTGCGTGAAGGATCTCACTGAAAAACCGTTGTCTGGCCATGTTCAGTGTCAATAATTCAAAGAAATCATAGCAGCACTTTTCAAGCATCATGCAGTGCTTTTTTGTTCCTTCAGAGGTTTCGACCAGGTGGAAGCATTCTTGCACTGTGGTTGCAATCGGAATTTCACAGGCTACGTCCTTGCCATGTCCCATCGCATACTTGGCCATAGGTGCGTGCAGGTTCCAGGTCGTACAGATATATAATCAAAGGAAACTACTTGGATAAAATGCCTGAGGTAGGAAATGTCTGGTTCACAGAATGCATGGTTTGCTAGAAGTACCAGAACCAGTTAACAGATCTTATCCTCTACTTAACTTCACTTACCCGCATGCCAGTGTTTACCTTTAAGTACTAAAAGCCATTTATTTCCTAACAAAACGCAAGGCAACACACCAAGAATCAACATTATCCAGAACCAGGAAGGATTTACGACCGACAGCCAAAGCCAGCCTACAAGTAATTCTGTAATGGCGCCAACAATTAAATTCTCCCTGGTGCCTCCGCCAACGATAGTGCTCATCATACCACCAATGATACAGCTGCTATAAACACACAACAATTTGATCAGCAATTGCAAAGTATCCGTTGTCCCTAAGCTATTATTTGTGAATAGCACCAGAGACGTCGGATTGAGCACCCCTTGTATTTTGGCAAACACCGAACTCAAAAGCGCAACCGTTCCAAATCCAGTTAACACAGCCAGCATTTTTCTAAAATTCATCTCAGTGATCTGCTTTAAAGTGTAACTGGTTATCATTCAATACAATGGGATCAGTCATTATTCTATGAAGATCCGGCTCCGAAGCTGCTCTAAACGATTGGACAAATTGCTTTAATTTCTCTTCGTTATCGGGAATAAAGGATGCCGCGTTATTTCTTGCATTACCCTGAAATTTTTGAATTATCGGCTGCATCAGATTATCATAACTGTTACAGGCTGATTTCAAATCGCCGGTATTCTGCTGGATAAAATGTGCCAGTGCTTTTGCTCCGTAAATAGATAGGGATGCGCCCATACCGGAAAGTGCCGTAGGGCAATAGCCTGCATCCCCTAGTAAAACAGCATTTCCCTGCACTAGTTTCGGGGCATTTACCATACCCATTTTATCTACGAACATAAGGCCTTTGTCTACGAATCGATCCAGAAGGCTCACTGTATCAGGGCTATATCCTTTGAAAGATTCTAACAGCAGTTTGTCGGCAGTATTTTTTATGGCCGCTAAATCATCGCTTGTATTGTGGACATAACACTGTATGGCTATTTCTTCAGCAGCAATCGGGTAAACAGACAGCATCTTATTGACATCAATATAAATATTAAACGTTCCTACTTTGTAAGAATGCTTCCCTTTAAGCCGGCCACCCATATAAAGCACATTAAAGTCTTCGAGCTGACAATGTCTGAAATGGTTTTCCCTTGTCGATGAACGCAATCCTTCTGAAACAATGAGCAGATCAGCCGCCAAAATGCTCCCGTCACCAAGTACAATATTGGTTTGCTGCCCCTGTACGATTAGCTCTTGAATGCTTGATGAAAATTTTATCTCGACTTCATTCTTTACACTTTCGTACAATACATGATGAAGCCCACCTCTTGTGATTAAGATCGAGCGTTCAATATTTTCATTCATCTTCTCATAGCTGATCTTTTGGATTACCGTATCATCAGATTCCCTGAAATTGACAAATTCAGAAGGCGATGATTCACCAAAGAGCTCAGAAGTGAGCCCAAGTTCATCCATGATCTTTACCCCAAAACTTTTCA
The nucleotide sequence above comes from Dyadobacter subterraneus. Encoded proteins:
- a CDS encoding helix-turn-helix domain-containing protein translates to MNNIETLEDFYTQRFKAIPKILQNEIGHFNVFAFNDLLGCSIKPIPYSRRGYFKISFIQGVNKVHFSDKTIEIKKQALLFANPQVPYNWEQIGNEQNGFSCVFTELFFHHFGNPKDYSVFQPERLPIIELTDIQARWVKKLFDEMLTEWTSEHMHKYDKMRIMVFDLLYNAEKLQPIKPTFQLYNNASQKITTQFLELLERQFPVEDVGALPLRSASDFAEKLSIHVNHLNKALHEVLHKSTSFIIQERILIEAKILLKHTKKDVSEIAFALGFKENTHFNNFFKKYTGITPRQFRLD
- a CDS encoding FAD-dependent oxidoreductase is translated as MKKHIVISGGGIAGLTAAKFLAKQGHRITVLERALSFNKSGFLISLKSFGVKIMDELGLTSELFGESSPSEFVNFRESDDTVIQKISYEKMNENIERSILITRGGLHHVLYESVKNEVEIKFSSSIQELIVQGQQTNIVLGDGSILAADLLIVSEGLRSSTRENHFRHCQLEDFNVLYMGGRLKGKHSYKVGTFNIYIDVNKMLSVYPIAAEEIAIQCYVHNTSDDLAAIKNTADKLLLESFKGYSPDTVSLLDRFVDKGLMFVDKMGMVNAPKLVQGNAVLLGDAGYCPTALSGMGASLSIYGAKALAHFIQQNTGDLKSACNSYDNLMQPIIQKFQGNARNNAASFIPDNEEKLKQFVQSFRAASEPDLHRIMTDPIVLNDNQLHFKADH